Proteins from a genomic interval of Crassostrea angulata isolate pt1a10 chromosome 7, ASM2561291v2, whole genome shotgun sequence:
- the LOC128191461 gene encoding neural cell adhesion molecule 2-like isoform X1 — translation MIIRSAVMNNAGLWLVLMGLVIVGTEGQDIVIEGESPLKVTGYSSSMITCRNTAGGEQDNLKWYGANKNEVQSYYANALIYSTSFETNSLSLVFTNISENDAGEYTCNGTVNGTPQSATVMVMVNMPLIVTDEMAPPIQKVQEGKKGFIKCTGPGGFIVSWIRNGNQIKQDTNGTDDTPRYAQVQNGLEITNVNASLDEGTFICNVFKLGSSQFKRININVRVTVPPKITTPPSAGQAVVGEQYRFECLATGKPPPEYLWFKDGSTNELAGDRYEINKQSGILIIKNVIKDDEGVYKCDARNEADSVVESASLSVIIPPKILEHMNKSGEEGNDAVLICKAYGDPIPTIKWFKGDKVIQDATATQDINEKTVVSSLTITSLTKENGGQYTCEAATQGAPSDKKNVYLSVKYKPAFDPDMASTAWTWKNAPGNLTCLVRGEPRPTVEWYSIPNENGDRSKIEEESFYSISTKYIDANTVQSILRVVYDFTTPLGDYLCKATNDLGSTNRTIRLSKANPPSQPSVTEVMITPTTADFIVRFSSVSNAPPPKRLKVTVTPFPTERIQYFTVGVVNGRPKEVTVNLKDLTPSTSYTFEFTGESDAGEGQPKRESRNTLAPREPYKVVIRNSLKDGEYPTKYLLEWETPKNGGADIDRIEICHRRVQVLADQSPNNEYQFKETITEFVCQNALPNQSTYELTNLNPNTYYEVRIRANNVHGLSESSLYIFKTKGATLMPQPHSDQPIQTTVSSIKNSRVEPQSSGEGEDGISIGVIIAILIIAFIVLFIVVDVTCYYKKRLGVIMCFKQRFCSGSSAGAGGAKDAEKGGDDKNKKSDKQNEKEENTKPLLKTEEEEKNGKEELKEMEPEEKEKDAEKSPTIENAEEAKPAPESPKQETPKETKPEEKSPTSEAKPEAPAAEKKEAK, via the exons agggtCAAGACATTGTGATTGAGGGTGAAAGTCCCTTAAAAGTGACAGGCTATTCCAGCAGCATGATCACTTGTAGAAACACTGCAGGGGGTGAGCAAGACAATCTGAAGTGGTATGGGGCCAACAAAAATGAAGTTCAGAGTTATTATGCCAATGCTTT AATTTATTCAACTAGTTTCGAAACCAATTCTCTGTCACTGGTATTCACAAATATCTCGGAAAATGATGCAGGAGAATATACTTGTAATGGAACAGTTAATGGAACTCCACAAAGTGCCACTGTCATGGTGATGGTGAATATGCCTCTGATAGTGACAGATGAAATGGCACCTCCTATTCAGAAAGTTCAGGAGGGCAAGAAAGGTTTCATCAAATGCACCGGTCCAGGGGGGTTTATTGTATCTTGGATTAGGAATGGAAACCAAATTAAACAAG ACACCAATGGAACTGATG ATACCCCAAGGTATGCGCAAGTGCAAAATGGATTGGAAATCACAAACGTCAACGCCAGTTTGGATGAGGGAACATTTATCTGCAATGTGTTCAAACTAGGATCATCTCAATTCAAAAGAATCAACATAAATGTCAGAGTTACAG TTCCTCCCAAAATTACCACCCCTCCCAGCGCTGGCCAGGCAGTTGTTGGGGAACAGTACAGATTTGAATGCTTAGCCACTGGAAAGCCACCCCCGGAGTACCTCTGGTTCAAG GATGGCAGTACAAATGAATTAGCAGGAGACCGATATGAAATCAACAAGCAGTCAGGCATTCTGATTATAAAGAATGTGATAAAAGACGATGAGGGAGTTTACAAATGTGATGCTCGAAACGAGGCTGACAGTGTTGTTGAATCCGCTAGCCTTAGTGTCATCA TTCCACCTAAAATACTTGAACATATGAATAAGTCTGGTGAAGAAGGAAACGATGCAGTCTTGATATGTAAGGCCTACGGAGATCCCATTCCCACCATTAAGTGGTTTAAAGGCGATAAAGTTATCCAAGATGCAACAGCT ACTCAGGATATAAATGAGAAAACTGTAGTCTCAAGTCTGACGATAACTTCCCTGACAAAGGAAAATGGTGGACAATATACCTGTGAAGCTGCTACCCAGGGTGCTCCAAGTGACAAGAAGAATGTTTATCTTTCTGTTAAAT ATAAACCTGCATTTGATCCTGATATGGCATCTACTGCTTGGACTTGGAAAAATGCGCCTGGAAATCTGACTTGCTTGGTGCGAGGAGAACCCAGACCTACTGTCGAATGGTATTCCATTCCCAATGAAAATGGAGACAGATCAAAGATTGAAGAAGAGAGCTTTTATTCCATCTCAACCAAATATATAGATGCCAACACAGTTCAAAGCATTTTAAGg GTTGTGTATGACTTTACAACACCACTTGGAGACTATCTTTGTAAAGCTACAAATGATTTAGGAAGCACAAACAGAACTATAAGACTTTCAAAAGCTA atcCACCATCCCAACCATCAGTAACAGAGGTAATGATTACACCAACCACTGCCGACTTCATCGTCAGGTTTAGTTCTGTTTCCAACGCTCCCCCACCAAAGAGGCTAAAGGTCACTGTAACACCCTTTCCAACCGAGAGGATTCAATACTTCACTGTTG GAGTTGTGAATGGCAGACCAAAGGAAGTGACAGTCAACCTAAAAGACCTGACACCCAGCACTAGTTACACGTTTGAATTTACTGGAGAGAGTGATGCTGGAGAAGGACAACCCAAAAGGGAATCCAGGAATACCCTAGCACCTC GAGAGCCATATAAAGTGGTGATTAGGAATTCACTCAAGGATGGCGAATATCCAACGAAGTACCTTTTAGAGTGGGAGACACCAAAGAATGGAGGAGCTGATATCGATCGTATTGAAATTTGCCACAGAAGG GTACAAGTACTAGCAGACCAGTCCCCGAACAATGAATACCAGTTTAAGGAAACGATCACAGAATTTGTTTGCCAAAACGCCTTGCCAAACCAATCAACATATGAACTTACAAACTTGAACCCAAATACATATTACGAAGTTAGAATCAGGGCTAACAATGTCCATGGATTATCGGAAAGCAGCTTATACATCTTTAAAACCAAAGGGG CAACATTGATGCCCCAGCCTCACAGTG ATCAACCAATACAAACTACAGTTTCCAGTATAAAGAATTCTCGAGTCGAACCACAATCCTCAGGAG AAGGTGAGGACGGTATCTCTATTGGTGTTATCATCGCCATCCTGATCATCGCTTTCATCGTCCTCTTCATTGTGGTCGATGTGACGTGTTACTACAAGAAGAGGTTGGGCGTCATCATGTGCTTCAAACAGAGGTTTTGTAGCGGATCCAGCGCCGGAGCCGGGGGCGCCAAAGACGCCGAGAAAGGCGGGGACGA caaaaataaaaagtctgaCAAACAGAATGAAAAAGA GGAGAATACCAAACCGTTACTGAAAACTGAGGAGGAAGAAAA AAATGGGAAAGAAGAATTGAAGGAAATGGAACCTGAAGAAAAGGAGAAAGATGCTGAAAAATCACCCACT ATTGAAAATGCAGAGGAGGCAAAACCTGCCCCGGAATCTCCTAAGCAAGAGACACCGAAGGAGACCAAGCCCGAGGAGAAATCCCCGACATCCGAGGCCAAACCCGAGGCTCCAGCAGCTGAGAAAAAGGAAGCAAAATAA
- the LOC128191461 gene encoding neural cell adhesion molecule 2-like isoform X4, whose amino-acid sequence MIIRSAVMNNAGLWLVLMGLVIVGTEGQDIVIEGESPLKVTGYSSSMITCRNTAGGEQDNLKWYGANKNEVQSYYANALIYSTSFETNSLSLVFTNISENDAGEYTCNGTVNGTPQSATVMVMVNMPLIVTDEMAPPIQKVQEGKKGFIKCTGPGGFIVSWIRNGNQIKQDTNGTDDTPRYAQVQNGLEITNVNASLDEGTFICNVFKLGSSQFKRININVRVTVPPKITTPPSAGQAVVGEQYRFECLATGKPPPEYLWFKDGSTNELAGDRYEINKQSGILIIKNVIKDDEGVYKCDARNEADSVVESASLSVIIPPKILEHMNKSGEEGNDAVLICKAYGDPIPTIKWFKGDKVIQDATATQDINEKTVVSSLTITSLTKENGGQYTCEAATQGAPSDKKNVYLSVKYKPAFDPDMASTAWTWKNAPGNLTCLVRGEPRPTVEWYSIPNENGDRSKIEEESFYSISTKYIDANTVQSILRVVYDFTTPLGDYLCKATNDLGSTNRTIRLSKANPPSQPSVTEVMITPTTADFIVRFSSVSNAPPPKRLKVTVTPFPTERIQYFTVGVVNGRPKEVTVNLKDLTPSTSYTFEFTGESDAGEGQPKRESRNTLAPREPYKVVIRNSLKDGEYPTKYLLEWETPKNGGADIDRIEICHRRVQVLADQSPNNEYQFKETITEFVCQNALPNQSTYELTNLNPNTYYEVRIRANNVHGLSESSLYIFKTKGDQPIQTTVSSIKNSRVEPQSSGEGEDGISIGVIIAILIIAFIVLFIVVDVTCYYKKRLGVIMCFKQRFCSGSSAGAGGAKDAEKGGDDKNKKSDKQNEKEENTKPLLKTEEEEKNGKEELKEMEPEEKEKDAEKSPTIENAEEAKPAPESPKQETPKETKPEEKSPTSEAKPEAPAAEKKEAK is encoded by the exons agggtCAAGACATTGTGATTGAGGGTGAAAGTCCCTTAAAAGTGACAGGCTATTCCAGCAGCATGATCACTTGTAGAAACACTGCAGGGGGTGAGCAAGACAATCTGAAGTGGTATGGGGCCAACAAAAATGAAGTTCAGAGTTATTATGCCAATGCTTT AATTTATTCAACTAGTTTCGAAACCAATTCTCTGTCACTGGTATTCACAAATATCTCGGAAAATGATGCAGGAGAATATACTTGTAATGGAACAGTTAATGGAACTCCACAAAGTGCCACTGTCATGGTGATGGTGAATATGCCTCTGATAGTGACAGATGAAATGGCACCTCCTATTCAGAAAGTTCAGGAGGGCAAGAAAGGTTTCATCAAATGCACCGGTCCAGGGGGGTTTATTGTATCTTGGATTAGGAATGGAAACCAAATTAAACAAG ACACCAATGGAACTGATG ATACCCCAAGGTATGCGCAAGTGCAAAATGGATTGGAAATCACAAACGTCAACGCCAGTTTGGATGAGGGAACATTTATCTGCAATGTGTTCAAACTAGGATCATCTCAATTCAAAAGAATCAACATAAATGTCAGAGTTACAG TTCCTCCCAAAATTACCACCCCTCCCAGCGCTGGCCAGGCAGTTGTTGGGGAACAGTACAGATTTGAATGCTTAGCCACTGGAAAGCCACCCCCGGAGTACCTCTGGTTCAAG GATGGCAGTACAAATGAATTAGCAGGAGACCGATATGAAATCAACAAGCAGTCAGGCATTCTGATTATAAAGAATGTGATAAAAGACGATGAGGGAGTTTACAAATGTGATGCTCGAAACGAGGCTGACAGTGTTGTTGAATCCGCTAGCCTTAGTGTCATCA TTCCACCTAAAATACTTGAACATATGAATAAGTCTGGTGAAGAAGGAAACGATGCAGTCTTGATATGTAAGGCCTACGGAGATCCCATTCCCACCATTAAGTGGTTTAAAGGCGATAAAGTTATCCAAGATGCAACAGCT ACTCAGGATATAAATGAGAAAACTGTAGTCTCAAGTCTGACGATAACTTCCCTGACAAAGGAAAATGGTGGACAATATACCTGTGAAGCTGCTACCCAGGGTGCTCCAAGTGACAAGAAGAATGTTTATCTTTCTGTTAAAT ATAAACCTGCATTTGATCCTGATATGGCATCTACTGCTTGGACTTGGAAAAATGCGCCTGGAAATCTGACTTGCTTGGTGCGAGGAGAACCCAGACCTACTGTCGAATGGTATTCCATTCCCAATGAAAATGGAGACAGATCAAAGATTGAAGAAGAGAGCTTTTATTCCATCTCAACCAAATATATAGATGCCAACACAGTTCAAAGCATTTTAAGg GTTGTGTATGACTTTACAACACCACTTGGAGACTATCTTTGTAAAGCTACAAATGATTTAGGAAGCACAAACAGAACTATAAGACTTTCAAAAGCTA atcCACCATCCCAACCATCAGTAACAGAGGTAATGATTACACCAACCACTGCCGACTTCATCGTCAGGTTTAGTTCTGTTTCCAACGCTCCCCCACCAAAGAGGCTAAAGGTCACTGTAACACCCTTTCCAACCGAGAGGATTCAATACTTCACTGTTG GAGTTGTGAATGGCAGACCAAAGGAAGTGACAGTCAACCTAAAAGACCTGACACCCAGCACTAGTTACACGTTTGAATTTACTGGAGAGAGTGATGCTGGAGAAGGACAACCCAAAAGGGAATCCAGGAATACCCTAGCACCTC GAGAGCCATATAAAGTGGTGATTAGGAATTCACTCAAGGATGGCGAATATCCAACGAAGTACCTTTTAGAGTGGGAGACACCAAAGAATGGAGGAGCTGATATCGATCGTATTGAAATTTGCCACAGAAGG GTACAAGTACTAGCAGACCAGTCCCCGAACAATGAATACCAGTTTAAGGAAACGATCACAGAATTTGTTTGCCAAAACGCCTTGCCAAACCAATCAACATATGAACTTACAAACTTGAACCCAAATACATATTACGAAGTTAGAATCAGGGCTAACAATGTCCATGGATTATCGGAAAGCAGCTTATACATCTTTAAAACCAAAGGGG ATCAACCAATACAAACTACAGTTTCCAGTATAAAGAATTCTCGAGTCGAACCACAATCCTCAGGAG AAGGTGAGGACGGTATCTCTATTGGTGTTATCATCGCCATCCTGATCATCGCTTTCATCGTCCTCTTCATTGTGGTCGATGTGACGTGTTACTACAAGAAGAGGTTGGGCGTCATCATGTGCTTCAAACAGAGGTTTTGTAGCGGATCCAGCGCCGGAGCCGGGGGCGCCAAAGACGCCGAGAAAGGCGGGGACGA caaaaataaaaagtctgaCAAACAGAATGAAAAAGA GGAGAATACCAAACCGTTACTGAAAACTGAGGAGGAAGAAAA AAATGGGAAAGAAGAATTGAAGGAAATGGAACCTGAAGAAAAGGAGAAAGATGCTGAAAAATCACCCACT ATTGAAAATGCAGAGGAGGCAAAACCTGCCCCGGAATCTCCTAAGCAAGAGACACCGAAGGAGACCAAGCCCGAGGAGAAATCCCCGACATCCGAGGCCAAACCCGAGGCTCCAGCAGCTGAGAAAAAGGAAGCAAAATAA
- the LOC128191461 gene encoding neural cell adhesion molecule 2-like isoform X7: MIIRSAVMNNAGLWLVLMGLVIVGTEGQDIVIEGESPLKVTGYSSSMITCRNTAGGEQDNLKWYGANKNEVQSYYANALIYSTSFETNSLSLVFTNISENDAGEYTCNGTVNGTPQSATVMVMVNMPLIVTDEMAPPIQKVQEGKKGFIKCTGPGGFIVSWIRNGNQIKQDTNGTDDTPRYAQVQNGLEITNVNASLDEGTFICNVFKLGSSQFKRININVRVTVPPKITTPPSAGQAVVGEQYRFECLATGKPPPEYLWFKDGSTNELAGDRYEINKQSGILIIKNVIKDDEGVYKCDARNEADSVVESASLSVIIPPKILEHMNKSGEEGNDAVLICKAYGDPIPTIKWFKGDKVIQDATATQDINEKTVVSSLTITSLTKENGGQYTCEAATQGAPSDKKNVYLSVKYKPAFDPDMASTAWTWKNAPGNLTCLVRGEPRPTVEWYSIPNENGDRSKIEEESFYSISTKYIDANTVQSILRVVYDFTTPLGDYLCKATNDLGSTNRTIRLSKANPPSQPSVTEVMITPTTADFIVRFSSVSNAPPPKRLKVTVTPFPTERIQYFTVGVVNGRPKEVTVNLKDLTPSTSYTFEFTGESDAGEGQPKRESRNTLAPREPYKVVIRNSLKDGEYPTKYLLEWETPKNGGADIDRIEICHRRVQVLADQSPNNEYQFKETITEFVCQNALPNQSTYELTNLNPNTYYEVRIRANNVHGLSESSLYIFKTKGATLMPQPHSEGEDGISIGVIIAILIIAFIVLFIVVDVTCYYKKRLGVIMCFKQRFCSGSSAGAGGAKDAEKGGDDKNKKSDKQNEKEENTKPLLKTEEEEKNGKEELKEMEPEEKEKDAEKSPTIENAEEAKPAPESPKQETPKETKPEEKSPTSEAKPEAPAAEKKEAK, translated from the exons agggtCAAGACATTGTGATTGAGGGTGAAAGTCCCTTAAAAGTGACAGGCTATTCCAGCAGCATGATCACTTGTAGAAACACTGCAGGGGGTGAGCAAGACAATCTGAAGTGGTATGGGGCCAACAAAAATGAAGTTCAGAGTTATTATGCCAATGCTTT AATTTATTCAACTAGTTTCGAAACCAATTCTCTGTCACTGGTATTCACAAATATCTCGGAAAATGATGCAGGAGAATATACTTGTAATGGAACAGTTAATGGAACTCCACAAAGTGCCACTGTCATGGTGATGGTGAATATGCCTCTGATAGTGACAGATGAAATGGCACCTCCTATTCAGAAAGTTCAGGAGGGCAAGAAAGGTTTCATCAAATGCACCGGTCCAGGGGGGTTTATTGTATCTTGGATTAGGAATGGAAACCAAATTAAACAAG ACACCAATGGAACTGATG ATACCCCAAGGTATGCGCAAGTGCAAAATGGATTGGAAATCACAAACGTCAACGCCAGTTTGGATGAGGGAACATTTATCTGCAATGTGTTCAAACTAGGATCATCTCAATTCAAAAGAATCAACATAAATGTCAGAGTTACAG TTCCTCCCAAAATTACCACCCCTCCCAGCGCTGGCCAGGCAGTTGTTGGGGAACAGTACAGATTTGAATGCTTAGCCACTGGAAAGCCACCCCCGGAGTACCTCTGGTTCAAG GATGGCAGTACAAATGAATTAGCAGGAGACCGATATGAAATCAACAAGCAGTCAGGCATTCTGATTATAAAGAATGTGATAAAAGACGATGAGGGAGTTTACAAATGTGATGCTCGAAACGAGGCTGACAGTGTTGTTGAATCCGCTAGCCTTAGTGTCATCA TTCCACCTAAAATACTTGAACATATGAATAAGTCTGGTGAAGAAGGAAACGATGCAGTCTTGATATGTAAGGCCTACGGAGATCCCATTCCCACCATTAAGTGGTTTAAAGGCGATAAAGTTATCCAAGATGCAACAGCT ACTCAGGATATAAATGAGAAAACTGTAGTCTCAAGTCTGACGATAACTTCCCTGACAAAGGAAAATGGTGGACAATATACCTGTGAAGCTGCTACCCAGGGTGCTCCAAGTGACAAGAAGAATGTTTATCTTTCTGTTAAAT ATAAACCTGCATTTGATCCTGATATGGCATCTACTGCTTGGACTTGGAAAAATGCGCCTGGAAATCTGACTTGCTTGGTGCGAGGAGAACCCAGACCTACTGTCGAATGGTATTCCATTCCCAATGAAAATGGAGACAGATCAAAGATTGAAGAAGAGAGCTTTTATTCCATCTCAACCAAATATATAGATGCCAACACAGTTCAAAGCATTTTAAGg GTTGTGTATGACTTTACAACACCACTTGGAGACTATCTTTGTAAAGCTACAAATGATTTAGGAAGCACAAACAGAACTATAAGACTTTCAAAAGCTA atcCACCATCCCAACCATCAGTAACAGAGGTAATGATTACACCAACCACTGCCGACTTCATCGTCAGGTTTAGTTCTGTTTCCAACGCTCCCCCACCAAAGAGGCTAAAGGTCACTGTAACACCCTTTCCAACCGAGAGGATTCAATACTTCACTGTTG GAGTTGTGAATGGCAGACCAAAGGAAGTGACAGTCAACCTAAAAGACCTGACACCCAGCACTAGTTACACGTTTGAATTTACTGGAGAGAGTGATGCTGGAGAAGGACAACCCAAAAGGGAATCCAGGAATACCCTAGCACCTC GAGAGCCATATAAAGTGGTGATTAGGAATTCACTCAAGGATGGCGAATATCCAACGAAGTACCTTTTAGAGTGGGAGACACCAAAGAATGGAGGAGCTGATATCGATCGTATTGAAATTTGCCACAGAAGG GTACAAGTACTAGCAGACCAGTCCCCGAACAATGAATACCAGTTTAAGGAAACGATCACAGAATTTGTTTGCCAAAACGCCTTGCCAAACCAATCAACATATGAACTTACAAACTTGAACCCAAATACATATTACGAAGTTAGAATCAGGGCTAACAATGTCCATGGATTATCGGAAAGCAGCTTATACATCTTTAAAACCAAAGGGG CAACATTGATGCCCCAGCCTCACAGTG AAGGTGAGGACGGTATCTCTATTGGTGTTATCATCGCCATCCTGATCATCGCTTTCATCGTCCTCTTCATTGTGGTCGATGTGACGTGTTACTACAAGAAGAGGTTGGGCGTCATCATGTGCTTCAAACAGAGGTTTTGTAGCGGATCCAGCGCCGGAGCCGGGGGCGCCAAAGACGCCGAGAAAGGCGGGGACGA caaaaataaaaagtctgaCAAACAGAATGAAAAAGA GGAGAATACCAAACCGTTACTGAAAACTGAGGAGGAAGAAAA AAATGGGAAAGAAGAATTGAAGGAAATGGAACCTGAAGAAAAGGAGAAAGATGCTGAAAAATCACCCACT ATTGAAAATGCAGAGGAGGCAAAACCTGCCCCGGAATCTCCTAAGCAAGAGACACCGAAGGAGACCAAGCCCGAGGAGAAATCCCCGACATCCGAGGCCAAACCCGAGGCTCCAGCAGCTGAGAAAAAGGAAGCAAAATAA
- the LOC128191461 gene encoding neural cell adhesion molecule 2-like isoform X8, giving the protein MIIRSAVMNNAGLWLVLMGLVIVGTEGQDIVIEGESPLKVTGYSSSMITCRNTAGGEQDNLKWYGANKNEVQSYYANALIYSTSFETNSLSLVFTNISENDAGEYTCNGTVNGTPQSATVMVMVNMPLIVTDEMAPPIQKVQEGKKGFIKCTGPGGFIVSWIRNGNQIKQDTNGTDDTPRYAQVQNGLEITNVNASLDEGTFICNVFKLGSSQFKRININVRVTVPPKITTPPSAGQAVVGEQYRFECLATGKPPPEYLWFKDGSTNELAGDRYEINKQSGILIIKNVIKDDEGVYKCDARNEADSVVESASLSVIIPPKILEHMNKSGEEGNDAVLICKAYGDPIPTIKWFKGDKVIQDATATQDINEKTVVSSLTITSLTKENGGQYTCEAATQGAPSDKKNVYLSVKYKPAFDPDMASTAWTWKNAPGNLTCLVRGEPRPTVEWYSIPNENGDRSKIEEESFYSISTKYIDANTVQSILRVVYDFTTPLGDYLCKATNDLGSTNRTIRLSKANPPSQPSVTEVMITPTTADFIVRFSSVSNAPPPKRLKVTVTPFPTERIQYFTVGVVNGRPKEVTVNLKDLTPSTSYTFEFTGESDAGEGQPKRESRNTLAPREPYKVVIRNSLKDGEYPTKYLLEWETPKNGGADIDRIEICHRRVQVLADQSPNNEYQFKETITEFVCQNALPNQSTYELTNLNPNTYYEVRIRANNVHGLSESSLYIFKTKGATLMPQPHSGEDGISIGVIIAILIIAFIVLFIVVDVTCYYKKRLGVIMCFKQRFCSGSSAGAGGAKDAEKGGDDKNKKSDKQNEKEENTKPLLKTEEEEKNGKEELKEMEPEEKEKDAEKSPTIENAEEAKPAPESPKQETPKETKPEEKSPTSEAKPEAPAAEKKEAK; this is encoded by the exons agggtCAAGACATTGTGATTGAGGGTGAAAGTCCCTTAAAAGTGACAGGCTATTCCAGCAGCATGATCACTTGTAGAAACACTGCAGGGGGTGAGCAAGACAATCTGAAGTGGTATGGGGCCAACAAAAATGAAGTTCAGAGTTATTATGCCAATGCTTT AATTTATTCAACTAGTTTCGAAACCAATTCTCTGTCACTGGTATTCACAAATATCTCGGAAAATGATGCAGGAGAATATACTTGTAATGGAACAGTTAATGGAACTCCACAAAGTGCCACTGTCATGGTGATGGTGAATATGCCTCTGATAGTGACAGATGAAATGGCACCTCCTATTCAGAAAGTTCAGGAGGGCAAGAAAGGTTTCATCAAATGCACCGGTCCAGGGGGGTTTATTGTATCTTGGATTAGGAATGGAAACCAAATTAAACAAG ACACCAATGGAACTGATG ATACCCCAAGGTATGCGCAAGTGCAAAATGGATTGGAAATCACAAACGTCAACGCCAGTTTGGATGAGGGAACATTTATCTGCAATGTGTTCAAACTAGGATCATCTCAATTCAAAAGAATCAACATAAATGTCAGAGTTACAG TTCCTCCCAAAATTACCACCCCTCCCAGCGCTGGCCAGGCAGTTGTTGGGGAACAGTACAGATTTGAATGCTTAGCCACTGGAAAGCCACCCCCGGAGTACCTCTGGTTCAAG GATGGCAGTACAAATGAATTAGCAGGAGACCGATATGAAATCAACAAGCAGTCAGGCATTCTGATTATAAAGAATGTGATAAAAGACGATGAGGGAGTTTACAAATGTGATGCTCGAAACGAGGCTGACAGTGTTGTTGAATCCGCTAGCCTTAGTGTCATCA TTCCACCTAAAATACTTGAACATATGAATAAGTCTGGTGAAGAAGGAAACGATGCAGTCTTGATATGTAAGGCCTACGGAGATCCCATTCCCACCATTAAGTGGTTTAAAGGCGATAAAGTTATCCAAGATGCAACAGCT ACTCAGGATATAAATGAGAAAACTGTAGTCTCAAGTCTGACGATAACTTCCCTGACAAAGGAAAATGGTGGACAATATACCTGTGAAGCTGCTACCCAGGGTGCTCCAAGTGACAAGAAGAATGTTTATCTTTCTGTTAAAT ATAAACCTGCATTTGATCCTGATATGGCATCTACTGCTTGGACTTGGAAAAATGCGCCTGGAAATCTGACTTGCTTGGTGCGAGGAGAACCCAGACCTACTGTCGAATGGTATTCCATTCCCAATGAAAATGGAGACAGATCAAAGATTGAAGAAGAGAGCTTTTATTCCATCTCAACCAAATATATAGATGCCAACACAGTTCAAAGCATTTTAAGg GTTGTGTATGACTTTACAACACCACTTGGAGACTATCTTTGTAAAGCTACAAATGATTTAGGAAGCACAAACAGAACTATAAGACTTTCAAAAGCTA atcCACCATCCCAACCATCAGTAACAGAGGTAATGATTACACCAACCACTGCCGACTTCATCGTCAGGTTTAGTTCTGTTTCCAACGCTCCCCCACCAAAGAGGCTAAAGGTCACTGTAACACCCTTTCCAACCGAGAGGATTCAATACTTCACTGTTG GAGTTGTGAATGGCAGACCAAAGGAAGTGACAGTCAACCTAAAAGACCTGACACCCAGCACTAGTTACACGTTTGAATTTACTGGAGAGAGTGATGCTGGAGAAGGACAACCCAAAAGGGAATCCAGGAATACCCTAGCACCTC GAGAGCCATATAAAGTGGTGATTAGGAATTCACTCAAGGATGGCGAATATCCAACGAAGTACCTTTTAGAGTGGGAGACACCAAAGAATGGAGGAGCTGATATCGATCGTATTGAAATTTGCCACAGAAGG GTACAAGTACTAGCAGACCAGTCCCCGAACAATGAATACCAGTTTAAGGAAACGATCACAGAATTTGTTTGCCAAAACGCCTTGCCAAACCAATCAACATATGAACTTACAAACTTGAACCCAAATACATATTACGAAGTTAGAATCAGGGCTAACAATGTCCATGGATTATCGGAAAGCAGCTTATACATCTTTAAAACCAAAGGGG CAACATTGATGCCCCAGCCTCACAGTG GTGAGGACGGTATCTCTATTGGTGTTATCATCGCCATCCTGATCATCGCTTTCATCGTCCTCTTCATTGTGGTCGATGTGACGTGTTACTACAAGAAGAGGTTGGGCGTCATCATGTGCTTCAAACAGAGGTTTTGTAGCGGATCCAGCGCCGGAGCCGGGGGCGCCAAAGACGCCGAGAAAGGCGGGGACGA caaaaataaaaagtctgaCAAACAGAATGAAAAAGA GGAGAATACCAAACCGTTACTGAAAACTGAGGAGGAAGAAAA AAATGGGAAAGAAGAATTGAAGGAAATGGAACCTGAAGAAAAGGAGAAAGATGCTGAAAAATCACCCACT ATTGAAAATGCAGAGGAGGCAAAACCTGCCCCGGAATCTCCTAAGCAAGAGACACCGAAGGAGACCAAGCCCGAGGAGAAATCCCCGACATCCGAGGCCAAACCCGAGGCTCCAGCAGCTGAGAAAAAGGAAGCAAAATAA